One Solanum lycopersicum chromosome 2, SLM_r2.1 genomic region harbors:
- the LOC101247689 gene encoding uncharacterized protein: MEACFVTSKPLSEKLFPLLGSRVSYSTRRRSFVSQFHQPKKVGNPFSVTCCQASSPLPSPSPQDEERPFTETDWRSFRARLVAGERASRSEDRSSVVNPDTVDDLPPPPAVTIGTKWAHTIHEPEKGCILIATEKLDGVHIFERTVVLLLSMGPIGPMGLILNRPSLMSIKEMKPSVLDMSGTFANRPLFFGGPLEDGLFLVSPNEDGLGKSGVFDEVMRGLYYGTKESVGCASEMVKRDVVGVDNFRFFDGYCAWEKDQLKDEIRAGYWTVAACSPSVIGLSDVGSVGLWDEVLGLMTPKKVW, from the exons ATGGAAGCTTGCTTTGTCACTTCAAAGCCCCTCTCAGAGAAACTCTTCCCTTTGTTAGGATCAAGAGTTTCTTATTCTACAAGGAGGAGGTCATTTGTTAGTCAATTTCATCAGCCCAAAAAAGTTGGTAATCCTTTTTCAGTGACAT GTTGCCAGGCAAGTTCACCATTGCCATCACCTTCACCTCAAGATGAAGAAAGGCCTTTCACTGAAACAGACTGGCGATCATTTCGAGCACGCTTAGTCGCCGGCGAACGAGCTTCCCGGTCAGAAGATCGCTCCTCCGTCGTCAATCCCGACACCGTCGACGATCTTCCTCCGCCTCCGGCCGTCACAATCGGCACGAAATGGGCCCACACCATTCACGAACCGGAAAAAGGTTGTATACTCATCGCTACCGAAAAGCTGGATGGCGTTCACATATTTGAACGGACTGTAGTTCTGTTGTTGTCAATGGGCCCAATAGGCCCAATGGGCTTAATTTTAAACAGGCCTTCACTCATGTCCATTAAGGAAATGAAACCGTCGGTACTTGACATGTCGGGGACATTTGCTAATAGGCCATTGTTTTTTGGTGGGCCTTTAGAAGATGGGCTTTTCTTAGTAAGCCCAAATGAAGATGGGCTTGGAAAAAGTGGTGTTTTTGATGAAGTAATGAGAGGTTTGTACTATGGTACAAAAGAAAGTGTGGGATGTGCTTCTGAAATGGTGAAAAGGGATGTTGTTGGGGTTGATAATTTTAGGTTTTTTGATGGGTATTGTGCATGGGAAAAAGATCAATTGAAGGATGAGATTAGAGCTGGTTATTGGACTGTAGCTGCTTGTAGCCCAAGTGTAATTGGGCTTTCTGATGTGGGAAGTGTTGGGCTTTGGGATGAAGTTCTTGGGCTTATGACTCCAAAGAAAGTTTGGTGA